The following coding sequences lie in one Paraburkholderia largidicola genomic window:
- a CDS encoding alpha/beta hydrolase: MFDPSLLGRLSFVPADAAKAPLPPGRNRLGLASERDAILFVPSGLDTREPVPLFVMFHGAGGFPEKVLPFIEEHAERDRFLVLAPHSMYATWDIVIGGSGPDLARLDRALVEVTSRYRIDPKRLAFAGFSDGASYALSIGITNGDIASHVIAFSGGFMSVFTQEGAPKVFIAHGLADEQLPIESSGRANTAKLKAAGYDVQYIEFNGPHAIQPAIAGMAIAFFLG, encoded by the coding sequence ATGTTCGATCCGTCGCTGCTTGGCCGCCTGTCCTTCGTTCCCGCCGACGCCGCCAAAGCCCCCTTACCGCCGGGCCGCAACCGGCTCGGCCTCGCCAGCGAACGCGACGCCATCCTGTTCGTCCCATCCGGCCTCGACACGCGCGAGCCCGTACCGTTATTCGTGATGTTCCATGGTGCAGGCGGCTTTCCAGAAAAGGTTCTACCCTTCATCGAAGAGCACGCCGAGCGTGACAGGTTTCTCGTCCTTGCGCCGCATTCGATGTACGCCACCTGGGACATCGTCATCGGCGGCAGCGGCCCTGATCTGGCGCGGCTCGATCGGGCGCTGGTCGAAGTGACGTCCCGCTACCGGATCGACCCTAAGCGTCTCGCCTTCGCCGGCTTCTCGGACGGCGCAAGCTACGCACTGTCGATCGGTATCACGAACGGCGATATCGCAAGTCATGTGATCGCGTTCTCCGGCGGCTTCATGTCGGTCTTCACGCAGGAGGGCGCGCCCAAGGTTTTCATCGCGCACGGCCTGGCCGACGAACAACTGCCCATCGAATCCAGCGGTCGCGCAAACACGGCCAAGCTGAAAGCCGCGGGCTACGACGTGCAATACATCGAATTCAACGGACCCCATGCGATCCAGCCTGCCATCGCAGGCATGGCGATCGCGTTCTTTCTCGGCTAG
- a CDS encoding AAA family ATPase: MDFEIPESLVHPLLAMIESESPLARQLNQHGACHGSMVVSSALFDSRSLNTLYSLSKANNERALMFQMLALDNIYNAPQARIIPGLDQLVPGLVAYLSRDAIDGWLYSRAKDGTLLPWLVRRMRVVEPEQGMPYVVIDMLANTMQSANSERTEHHMRHSGMTTSLVINRHDIVNRTIPELLAEFGFYKECPEFKLEYERHAQRFLEFQPRFGAQFVVSKAAYTIDAKAGAELIRIPEGVSAKCVNDEETLERRFLMTADAEFWRDASIDSGFDKVPLHCYVCLFHMEWHRDIWVHVQHMAAYRYQPELRDKLVLPSHHRDLIDILTSKTNVFVQDFVPGKSGGTTILCQGAPGLGKTLTAEVYSEVVGKPLYRVHSGQLGTTAASVGAALSGILQRATRWDAIMLLDEADVYIRRRDNDLEHNAIVAEFLRTLEYFNGLLFMTTNRIDDVDDAILSRCIAKIHYATPPRADAIRLWKLLSVQLGADLGDELIEALTNAWPQSSGRDIKELLKLTTRYCRAKEIPLSEDAFRICATFRGHA, from the coding sequence ATGGACTTTGAAATACCGGAATCACTGGTGCATCCGCTGCTTGCGATGATCGAATCGGAATCGCCGCTCGCCAGACAGCTGAATCAGCACGGCGCGTGTCACGGCAGCATGGTGGTGTCGAGCGCGCTGTTCGATTCGAGATCGCTCAATACGCTGTACTCGCTGAGCAAGGCGAACAACGAGCGCGCGCTGATGTTCCAGATGCTCGCGCTCGACAACATCTACAACGCGCCGCAAGCGCGCATTATTCCGGGCCTCGATCAACTCGTGCCGGGTCTCGTTGCGTATCTGTCGCGCGATGCGATCGACGGCTGGCTCTACAGCCGCGCGAAGGACGGCACGTTGCTGCCGTGGCTCGTGCGCCGCATGCGCGTCGTCGAGCCCGAGCAGGGCATGCCGTACGTCGTCATCGACATGCTGGCGAATACGATGCAGTCCGCGAACTCCGAGCGCACCGAGCATCACATGCGGCACTCGGGCATGACGACGTCACTCGTGATCAACCGGCACGACATCGTCAACCGCACGATTCCCGAACTGCTGGCCGAGTTCGGTTTCTACAAGGAATGCCCGGAATTCAAGCTCGAATATGAACGGCACGCGCAGCGCTTCCTCGAATTCCAGCCGCGTTTCGGCGCGCAGTTCGTGGTGTCGAAGGCGGCGTATACGATCGATGCAAAAGCCGGCGCCGAGTTGATCCGCATTCCCGAAGGCGTGAGCGCAAAGTGCGTGAACGACGAAGAGACGCTCGAGCGCCGCTTCCTGATGACAGCCGACGCGGAGTTCTGGCGCGACGCGAGCATCGATAGCGGCTTCGACAAGGTGCCGTTGCATTGCTACGTGTGCCTGTTTCATATGGAATGGCATCGCGATATCTGGGTGCATGTCCAGCACATGGCGGCATACCGCTATCAGCCGGAACTGCGCGACAAGCTGGTTCTGCCGTCTCACCACCGCGATCTGATCGACATTCTGACGTCGAAGACGAATGTGTTCGTGCAGGACTTCGTGCCGGGCAAATCAGGCGGCACGACGATTCTTTGCCAGGGCGCGCCTGGCTTGGGCAAAACGCTGACGGCCGAGGTCTATTCGGAAGTGGTCGGCAAGCCGTTGTATCGCGTGCATTCGGGGCAGCTTGGAACGACGGCGGCGTCCGTCGGCGCGGCGCTGTCGGGTATCCTGCAGCGCGCGACGCGGTGGGACGCGATCATGCTGCTCGATGAAGCCGACGTCTATATCCGCCGTCGCGACAACGACCTCGAACACAATGCGATCGTTGCGGAGTTTCTGCGCACGCTCGAGTATTTCAACGGCTTGCTGTTCATGACGACCAATCGCATCGACGATGTCGACGACGCCATTCTGTCGCGCTGCATCGCGAAGATTCACTATGCGACGCCGCCGCGAGCCGATGCGATCCGCTTGTGGAAGCTGCTGTCCGTGCAACTGGGCGCCGACCTCGGCGACGAGCTGATCGAAGCGCTTACCAATGCGTGGCCGCAATCGAGCGGACGGGACATCAAGGAGCTGCTGAAGCTGACCACGCGCTATTGCCGCGCGAAAGAGATTCCGTTATCGGAAGATGCGTTCAGGATCTGCGCGACGTTTCGCGGGCATGCGTGA
- the pdeM gene encoding ligase-associated DNA damage response endonuclease PdeM has protein sequence MTFETMTVDVGGYPLQLSAQRAAFDPQLKSLFIADAHFGKDAVFRAHGVPVPAGATTDDLARLDALIAAHRPESIVFLGDLLHGRESLGSATMQALGEWRARHAAVRMVMVEGNHDRSAGMLPPSLGVETVLEPWRHGRWALCHYPQVVDGAYVLAGHEHPVYVIASRADSVRVPCFRFAARCGVLPAFGAFTGGFVVNPSADDAAIYAVAQNRVIAVRERR, from the coding sequence ATGACGTTCGAAACCATGACCGTCGATGTGGGGGGTTATCCGCTGCAATTGTCCGCGCAGCGCGCCGCGTTCGATCCGCAACTGAAGAGCCTCTTCATCGCCGATGCGCACTTCGGCAAGGATGCCGTGTTTCGCGCGCATGGCGTGCCCGTGCCGGCCGGCGCGACGACCGACGATCTCGCGCGGCTCGATGCGCTGATCGCTGCGCACAGGCCCGAGTCGATCGTGTTTCTCGGCGATCTGCTGCATGGGCGCGAATCGCTCGGCAGCGCGACGATGCAGGCGCTCGGCGAATGGCGCGCGCGGCATGCGGCGGTGCGCATGGTCATGGTCGAAGGGAATCACGATCGCAGTGCCGGCATGCTGCCGCCGTCGCTCGGTGTCGAGACGGTGCTCGAACCGTGGCGGCATGGACGGTGGGCGTTGTGTCATTACCCGCAGGTGGTCGACGGCGCGTATGTGCTCGCGGGACATGAGCATCCTGTCTACGTGATCGCGAGCCGCGCGGATTCCGTGCGCGTGCCCTGCTTCCGCTTTGCCGCGCGATGCGGCGTGCTGCCCGCGTTCGGCGCGTTCACGGGCGGTTTCGTCGTCAACCCGTCCGCCGACGATGCCGCCATCTATGCGGTTGCGCAGAACCGGGTCATCGCGGTGCGCGAGCGTCGATAG
- a CDS encoding ligase-associated DNA damage response DEXH box helicase → MTDPIDPERNATQSAADAASDPASDPDRDPADASGIDDTTNPAARRRAPRPRRIPKTRAAPAPDAFTPAAYAPDPDKAKTAFDTRVQQWFSEREWQPFDFQREVWRAITAGSSGLLHATTGAGKTWAVWFGAMAAFGDHPPRALADPLTVLWITPMRALAADTARALQSAARELGVPWTIGLRTGDTSSTERARQSRRMPSALVTTPESLSLMLTRSDAREELKHVRLVVVDEWHELLGNKRGTQTQLAIAHLARWRADLQVWGLSATLGNLPFAADVLLAPVRTPRVSVSGMQPKTLIIDTLIPATIERFPWGGHLGTRQVGPVAEGIDEARTSLVFTNTRSQAEIWYQALLALRPDWAGVIALHHGSLAQEVREWVEDGLKTGKLKAVVCTSSLDLGVDFLPVERVFQIGSPKGVARLMQRAGRSGHAPGRASRITIVPTHALELVEAAAARRAVEARRIEGRETPRKPFDVLVQHLVTVAIGGGFKAPELFDEVRTTFAYRELTQQEFDWTLAFVERGGPSLHAYPDFHRVVRDDDGVYCVLRDDLIRRHRSNVGTIVANATLHVAWLTGGRIGSMEESFISRLKPGDVFTFGGRALELVRVRDMTAYVRRATSSRGAMPQWAGSKMPLSSELADATLAMLAEAERGEYVEPEMIAIRPLLELQANWSALPETGLLVAEILRTREGHHFFCYPFAGRVAHIGLASLLGWRAARDRPGTFSISANDYGFELLSSQAFDWATLIAEGLFSSTRLADDIMDSLNASELAMRRFREIARVAGLVYQAHPGQQKSARQLQASSGLFYEVFRKHDNDNLLLTQADAEVKLQELDLDRIRRALDAMRASRLALTHPKKPTPFAFPLIVGRIREKVSTEKLADRIERMLAELDKAARG, encoded by the coding sequence ATGACCGATCCGATCGATCCCGAGCGCAACGCCACGCAGTCCGCAGCCGACGCGGCCTCTGATCCTGCGTCAGATCCTGATCGCGATCCCGCCGATGCATCCGGCATCGACGACACAACCAACCCGGCAGCGCGACGCCGTGCGCCTCGCCCGCGCCGCATTCCGAAAACGCGCGCCGCGCCGGCGCCGGACGCGTTCACACCGGCCGCCTACGCGCCCGACCCCGACAAGGCAAAAACCGCGTTCGATACGCGCGTCCAGCAGTGGTTCTCTGAGCGCGAGTGGCAGCCATTCGATTTCCAGCGTGAAGTCTGGCGCGCCATCACGGCAGGTTCCAGCGGGCTGCTGCACGCCACGACGGGCGCGGGCAAGACATGGGCCGTCTGGTTCGGCGCGATGGCCGCATTCGGCGATCATCCGCCGCGCGCGCTCGCGGACCCGCTGACGGTGCTGTGGATCACGCCGATGCGCGCGCTCGCCGCCGATACCGCCCGCGCATTGCAAAGCGCCGCGCGCGAACTCGGCGTGCCGTGGACGATCGGCCTGCGCACGGGCGACACCAGTTCGACGGAACGCGCCCGCCAGAGCCGCCGCATGCCGAGCGCGCTCGTCACGACGCCCGAAAGCCTGTCGCTGATGCTGACGCGCAGCGATGCCCGCGAAGAGCTGAAGCATGTGCGTCTCGTCGTCGTCGACGAATGGCACGAGCTGCTCGGCAACAAGCGCGGCACGCAGACCCAGCTTGCCATCGCGCATCTCGCGCGCTGGCGCGCGGACCTGCAGGTATGGGGACTGTCGGCGACGCTCGGCAATCTTCCGTTCGCCGCCGACGTGCTGCTCGCGCCCGTTCGCACGCCGCGTGTATCGGTGAGCGGCATGCAGCCGAAGACGCTCATCATCGACACGCTGATTCCCGCGACGATCGAACGCTTTCCGTGGGGTGGCCATCTCGGCACGCGTCAGGTGGGGCCCGTCGCCGAGGGCATCGACGAAGCGCGCACGTCGCTCGTCTTCACGAATACGCGCTCGCAGGCCGAGATCTGGTATCAGGCGCTGCTGGCGCTACGCCCCGACTGGGCGGGAGTGATCGCGCTTCATCACGGCTCGCTCGCACAGGAAGTGCGCGAATGGGTCGAGGACGGCCTCAAGACGGGCAAGCTGAAGGCCGTTGTCTGCACATCGAGCCTCGATCTCGGCGTCGACTTTTTGCCCGTCGAGCGCGTGTTCCAGATCGGCTCGCCGAAAGGCGTCGCGCGGCTGATGCAGCGCGCGGGGCGCTCGGGACACGCACCGGGCCGCGCGTCGCGCATTACGATCGTGCCGACGCACGCACTCGAACTCGTCGAAGCGGCGGCAGCGCGGCGCGCCGTCGAAGCGCGCCGCATCGAAGGCCGTGAGACGCCGCGCAAGCCGTTCGACGTGCTGGTCCAGCATCTCGTCACGGTCGCGATCGGCGGCGGTTTCAAGGCGCCCGAACTGTTCGACGAGGTTCGCACGACGTTCGCGTATCGCGAGCTGACGCAGCAGGAATTCGACTGGACGCTTGCGTTCGTCGAGCGCGGCGGGCCGTCGCTGCACGCGTATCCCGACTTTCACCGCGTCGTGCGCGACGATGACGGGGTGTATTGCGTGCTGCGCGACGATCTGATCCGCCGCCACCGCAGCAACGTCGGCACCATCGTCGCCAACGCGACGCTGCATGTCGCATGGCTCACGGGCGGACGGATCGGCTCGATGGAAGAATCGTTCATCTCGCGACTCAAACCCGGCGACGTGTTCACGTTCGGTGGCCGCGCGCTTGAACTCGTGCGCGTGCGCGATATGACGGCCTATGTGCGGCGAGCAACGTCGTCGCGAGGCGCGATGCCGCAGTGGGCGGGCAGCAAGATGCCGCTCTCCTCCGAGCTGGCCGACGCGACGCTGGCGATGCTCGCCGAGGCTGAACGCGGCGAGTACGTCGAGCCGGAGATGATCGCGATCCGGCCTTTGCTGGAGTTGCAGGCCAACTGGTCCGCGTTGCCGGAAACGGGACTGCTGGTCGCCGAAATACTGCGGACGCGCGAAGGCCATCACTTCTTCTGCTATCCGTTTGCGGGGCGCGTCGCGCATATCGGCCTGGCGTCGCTGCTCGGCTGGCGCGCGGCGCGCGACCGGCCGGGCACCTTCTCGATCTCCGCGAACGACTATGGCTTCGAACTGTTGTCGTCGCAGGCGTTCGACTGGGCGACGCTGATCGCCGAAGGTCTGTTTTCGTCCACGCGTCTTGCCGACGACATCATGGACAGCCTCAACGCCTCCGAACTCGCGATGCGCCGCTTTCGCGAGATCGCGCGTGTCGCGGGTCTCGTCTATCAGGCGCATCCGGGACAGCAGAAGAGCGCGCGGCAGTTGCAGGCGTCGAGCGGCCTTTTCTATGAGGTGTTTCGCAAGCACGACAACGACAATCTGCTGCTGACGCAGGCCGATGCGGAGGTGAAGTTGCAGGAACTCGATCTCGACCGCATCCGGCGCGCGCTCGATGCGATGCGCGCGAGCCGCCTTGCGCTGACGCACCCGAAGAAGCCGACGCCGTTCGCGTTTCCGCTGATCGTCGGGCGCATCCGCGAAAAGGTCAGCACCGAAAAGCTCGCGGACCGCATCGAGCGGATGCTGGCCGAACTCGACAAGGCAGCGCGCGGATGA
- a CDS encoding GGDEF domain-containing protein codes for MHVDLNTLYLLLIGTLLASALMTLWERRVHPKRSRELGILAAGFATLAIGCAAASWRRELPGALGSALSNLVIVSGYLLVLHGVAALNGRKHVRLSLAVLVLLALAWIIAGTKWQDVMWMYPSAIPISVASGMTAFELARGDGRKRLQGQQIAMLVAGAHAVLYAFRALILPWLVARFGFDFLMTASKVTMYEGVLYSVVLPMTLLRLVRDESHGQLLQQSQTDFLTGLGNRRWFFEQGTRMIRDGGATRPVSLLAIDLDHFKKINDRYGHETGDRVLTSFADIARSVLGADVLLARIGGEEFAALLPDHDLSRAKDAGEALVESFGETTTLNAGGAGIQATVSIGAAQAGSDGATLDDLLAAADRALYRAKSLGGNRLEEARADARPAAA; via the coding sequence ATGCATGTCGATCTTAATACGCTTTATCTCCTTCTGATCGGGACTCTCCTCGCCAGCGCGTTGATGACGCTCTGGGAGCGACGCGTTCACCCGAAGCGCAGCCGGGAACTGGGAATACTGGCAGCGGGATTCGCCACGCTGGCCATCGGCTGCGCGGCGGCTTCCTGGCGTCGCGAGCTTCCCGGCGCGCTCGGCTCGGCGCTGAGCAATCTCGTCATCGTCAGCGGTTATCTGCTGGTTCTGCATGGCGTGGCCGCGCTGAACGGTCGCAAGCATGTGCGCCTTTCGCTCGCCGTGCTCGTGTTGCTTGCGCTTGCGTGGATCATTGCCGGCACGAAATGGCAGGACGTGATGTGGATGTATCCGAGCGCGATACCGATCTCGGTCGCGTCCGGCATGACGGCGTTCGAACTGGCGCGCGGCGACGGCAGGAAGCGCTTGCAGGGGCAACAGATCGCCATGCTGGTGGCGGGCGCGCATGCCGTCCTGTACGCATTCAGGGCGCTGATTCTGCCCTGGCTCGTCGCGAGGTTCGGCTTCGACTTCCTGATGACCGCGAGCAAGGTCACGATGTACGAGGGCGTGCTGTATTCCGTCGTTCTTCCCATGACCTTGCTGCGGTTGGTGCGCGACGAATCGCACGGGCAACTGCTGCAGCAATCGCAGACGGATTTTCTGACGGGCCTCGGTAATCGTCGATGGTTCTTCGAGCAGGGCACACGCATGATCCGTGATGGCGGCGCGACGCGGCCCGTTTCGCTGCTCGCCATCGACCTCGACCACTTCAAGAAGATCAACGATCGCTACGGCCACGAGACGGGCGACCGCGTGCTGACATCGTTCGCCGACATTGCCCGCAGCGTGCTGGGCGCAGACGTGCTGCTGGCGCGCATCGGCGGCGAGGAGTTCGCGGCCCTGCTGCCCGATCACGATCTGTCCCGTGCGAAAGACGCAGGCGAAGCGCTCGTCGAATCGTTCGGCGAGACCACCACGCTCAATGCCGGCGGCGCGGGCATCCAGGCCACCGTCAGCATCGGCGCGGCGCAAGCCGGCAGCGATGGGGCCACGCTGGACGATTTGCTGGCCGCCGCCGACCGGGCGTTGTATCGCGCAAAATCGCTGGGCGGCAACCGGCTCGAAGAGGCGCGCGCCGACGCGCGCCCGGCAGCGGCGTGA
- a CDS encoding TIGR00366 family protein yields MKRDTSPTAAFQPAAPRGIVEGLVYVFERVMPDPFVLSICLTFVVAVLALLIAPTGNVPTLLDAWYTGTFGILAFALQMILILATGYAIAEAPIVQRGLRALAAHAQTPARAALLVFPVVAIAAWLNWGLGLIVGALLSREIARRVHVDFAWLVAGSYSAWSICNSGLSSSIALSQASHGNALNLVEKATGHVVPLAETIFAPFVFIPTLLVVVVMTAIFIKMHPKSENVVAFSDSGDASDEASSADPHARSSDGTATFASRLEQSMLGTLLLLVLGVGYLAMEWHENKFDLDINTTILIFLLIGLALQRTPIAYANAIRRAARQTGSMLLQYPVYGGIMGIMKGTGLASMIAKAFVTIATPATLPIWSYLSSLIITLLVPSAGGHWAVQGPFVLPAAISLHASVPRTAMGVAMAENVSNMLQPFWAVPIVAIAGIRIQRVMGYTAVTFAVSLVIYAAALWLVH; encoded by the coding sequence ATGAAGCGAGACACCTCCCCCACCGCCGCCTTCCAGCCTGCCGCGCCGCGCGGCATCGTCGAAGGCCTGGTCTATGTTTTCGAGCGGGTCATGCCTGACCCGTTCGTGCTGTCCATCTGCCTGACGTTCGTCGTGGCCGTCCTCGCGCTGCTGATCGCGCCGACGGGCAACGTGCCGACACTGCTCGACGCGTGGTACACGGGCACCTTCGGCATTCTGGCGTTCGCGCTGCAGATGATCCTGATTCTCGCGACGGGTTACGCGATCGCCGAAGCGCCCATCGTCCAGCGCGGCTTGCGCGCGCTCGCGGCTCACGCGCAAACGCCCGCGCGCGCGGCGCTGCTGGTGTTCCCGGTCGTCGCGATTGCCGCGTGGCTCAACTGGGGACTCGGCCTGATTGTCGGCGCGCTGCTGTCGCGTGAAATCGCCCGGCGCGTCCATGTCGATTTCGCGTGGCTCGTCGCCGGCAGCTATTCGGCGTGGTCGATCTGCAATAGCGGGCTGTCCAGTTCGATCGCGCTGTCGCAGGCTTCGCATGGCAACGCGCTCAATCTCGTCGAGAAGGCAACGGGCCATGTGGTGCCGCTCGCCGAGACGATCTTCGCGCCGTTCGTGTTCATCCCGACGCTGCTGGTCGTTGTCGTGATGACGGCGATCTTCATCAAGATGCATCCGAAATCGGAGAACGTCGTTGCGTTCAGTGATTCGGGCGATGCGAGCGACGAAGCATCCAGCGCCGACCCGCACGCACGCAGCAGCGACGGCACGGCGACCTTCGCATCGCGCCTCGAACAGTCGATGCTCGGCACGCTGCTCCTGCTCGTGCTCGGCGTCGGCTACCTCGCGATGGAATGGCACGAGAACAAGTTCGATCTCGACATCAACACCACGATCCTGATCTTCCTGCTCATCGGCCTCGCGCTGCAGCGCACGCCCATCGCGTATGCGAACGCGATCCGCCGCGCCGCACGCCAGACGGGCTCGATGCTGCTGCAATACCCCGTCTATGGCGGCATCATGGGCATCATGAAGGGCACGGGTCTCGCGTCGATGATCGCCAAGGCCTTCGTGACGATCGCGACGCCCGCCACGCTGCCGATCTGGAGTTATCTCAGCTCGCTGATCATCACGTTGCTGGTGCCGAGCGCGGGCGGTCACTGGGCCGTACAAGGTCCGTTCGTGCTGCCCGCGGCGATCAGCCTGCACGCGTCGGTGCCGCGCACCGCGATGGGTGTGGCGATGGCCGAGAACGTATCGAACATGCTGCAGCCGTTCTGGGCCGTGCCGATCGTCGCGATTGCCGGCATCCGCATTCAGCGTGTGATGGGCTATACGGCGGTTACGTTTGCCGTGTCGCTCGTGATCTACGCTGCGGCACTCTGGCTCGTGCACTAA
- a CDS encoding methyl-accepting chemotaxis protein: protein MKLKNLPVRTGFIAVLSLFGMLVLVTALLGIYSLTKNNGLSERISTLNAETVDLKDVYINNLKARSALSRAFIALSTNPADKDAAVAAARTYYDLAKKSFGAFENITEETAAQQDAAKRVADTFTAHANAIDLLFTAIGSGNVAAYAATNEGPMTQTSAAFGKSADAFFKVAEDETAQLKDEKAHAKSLLMGVAIGLLVLSCALILLVYYTLEHTVVLPLKEAMSVLQHVARGDLTVQIRHESSNEIGQLFDSMKEMKRSLAGIVHAVYGGTDTIATGVHQMASGNTDLSQRTEEQAAALQETASSMEQLTSTVRQNADNAKQATQLVMSTAMITEQGNRAAQEVVATMQGLSDLSGRIADITNVIEGIAFQTNILSLNAAVEAARAGDEGRGFAVVASEVRSLAQRSASAAKEIKERITDSLGRVEAGAQQVDKASQVMADILTSVNRVSDLMGEIAAASEEQSEGIEQVNRAITQMDQVTQQNAALVEQASAAALALEEQTVALKSTVSVFRVERALAPA from the coding sequence ATGAAATTGAAGAATCTGCCCGTGCGGACGGGCTTTATCGCGGTTCTCTCGCTGTTTGGCATGCTGGTTCTGGTCACCGCGTTGCTCGGGATCTATTCGCTCACGAAGAACAACGGCTTATCGGAGCGGATCAGCACGCTCAACGCCGAAACGGTCGATCTCAAGGACGTCTACATCAACAACCTGAAGGCCCGCAGTGCGTTGAGCCGGGCTTTTATCGCGCTGTCCACGAATCCCGCTGACAAGGACGCCGCTGTCGCCGCAGCACGAACTTATTACGACCTCGCGAAGAAGTCGTTTGGCGCATTCGAGAACATCACGGAGGAAACAGCCGCCCAACAGGACGCGGCAAAACGCGTGGCCGACACGTTCACGGCGCACGCCAACGCAATCGATCTGCTGTTCACGGCCATCGGTTCCGGCAATGTCGCCGCGTATGCTGCAACGAACGAAGGGCCAATGACGCAGACGAGCGCGGCATTCGGCAAGTCGGCGGATGCGTTCTTCAAGGTAGCCGAGGATGAAACGGCGCAACTGAAGGACGAGAAGGCACACGCCAAATCGCTATTGATGGGCGTCGCGATCGGCCTGCTCGTGTTGTCGTGCGCGTTGATTCTGCTCGTTTACTACACGCTCGAACACACCGTCGTGCTGCCGCTCAAGGAAGCGATGAGCGTCCTCCAGCACGTGGCGCGGGGCGACCTCACCGTGCAGATCCGTCACGAGTCGTCGAACGAGATCGGCCAGTTGTTCGACTCGATGAAGGAAATGAAGCGCAGCCTCGCCGGGATCGTGCACGCCGTGTACGGCGGCACCGACACGATCGCGACGGGCGTGCATCAGATGGCAAGCGGCAACACCGATCTGTCGCAGCGCACCGAGGAACAGGCGGCGGCGTTGCAGGAGACGGCATCGTCGATGGAGCAGTTGACGAGCACGGTGCGCCAGAACGCCGACAACGCGAAGCAGGCCACGCAACTCGTGATGAGCACGGCGATGATCACCGAGCAAGGCAACCGCGCCGCGCAGGAAGTCGTGGCGACGATGCAAGGGCTGTCCGATCTGTCGGGCCGGATCGCCGACATTACGAACGTGATCGAAGGTATCGCGTTTCAGACCAATATTCTTTCGCTGAATGCTGCCGTGGAAGCCGCCCGCGCCGGCGACGAAGGCCGCGGCTTCGCGGTGGTGGCGAGCGAAGTGCGCTCGCTCGCGCAACGCAGCGCCAGCGCCGCGAAGGAGATCAAGGAGCGCATCACCGATTCGCTCGGCCGAGTCGAAGCGGGAGCGCAACAGGTCGACAAGGCCAGCCAGGTGATGGCCGACATCCTGACCTCCGTAAACCGGGTCAGCGATCTGATGGGCGAGATCGCGGCGGCATCGGAAGAGCAATCGGAAGGCATCGAGCAGGTGAACCGCGCGATCACGCAAATGGATCAGGTCACGCAACAGAACGCCGCGCTCGTCGAGCAGGCTTCGGCGGCTGCGCTCGCGCTCGAAGAACAGACGGTTGCGCTGAAGAGCACGGTGTCGGTGTTCCGCGTCGAGCGCGCGTTGGCTCCCGCGTGA
- a CDS encoding GNAT family N-acetyltransferase, with protein MSSTAHRSTQANLDRPIWTALTTRQAHLGPGDALARRYHPDVAPFAALGSDTPAAYEALHRLLQPHEQVALLSLEPLAGIDTLQVDHVGTLHQMVSTRDETGSQENLDVLRLGNADAKEMLALAQKTKPGPFSTRTHEMGNYIGVRDQGRLVAMAGERLCLDGYVEISAVCVDDDWRGKGLAGRLINILRKEITQRGATPFLHVFSHNTTAISLYERLGFELRREFVLNRIGHADAGVNTARHI; from the coding sequence ATGAGCAGCACGGCGCATCGTTCGACACAGGCCAACCTCGACCGCCCGATCTGGACGGCGCTCACGACGCGCCAGGCGCATCTCGGACCCGGCGATGCGCTCGCGCGCCGCTATCACCCCGACGTGGCGCCGTTCGCGGCATTGGGATCGGACACACCCGCTGCATACGAGGCGCTGCACCGTCTGTTGCAGCCGCATGAACAGGTCGCGCTGCTGTCGCTTGAGCCGCTCGCTGGAATCGACACGCTTCAGGTCGATCATGTCGGCACGCTGCATCAGATGGTTTCGACGCGTGACGAAACAGGAAGCCAGGAAAATCTGGACGTGCTCCGCCTCGGCAACGCCGACGCGAAAGAGATGCTCGCCCTTGCGCAAAAAACCAAACCGGGTCCGTTCAGCACGCGCACGCACGAGATGGGCAATTACATCGGCGTGCGCGATCAGGGGCGGCTGGTTGCGATGGCGGGCGAACGGCTGTGCCTCGACGGGTACGTCGAAATCAGCGCCGTCTGCGTGGATGACGACTGGCGCGGCAAAGGTCTCGCAGGCAGGCTGATCAACATCTTGCGCAAGGAAATCACGCAGCGCGGCGCGACACCCTTTCTGCACGTGTTCAGTCACAACACGACGGCGATCAGCCTGTATGAACGGCTGGGATTCGAGTTGCGCCGCGAGTTCGTGCTCAACCGGATCGGCCACGCCGATGCAGGCGTAAATACCGCCCGTCACATTTGA